A single genomic interval of Aureliella helgolandensis harbors:
- a CDS encoding alpha/beta hydrolase, which yields MAAPEAGQENEAGQENEAGQENEAGQENEAGQENEASPGSADSSTASPASQVTSFPATVTEFPEMAAMPMEAMVETPQSLAPAPSLPAGAVREAGAQFTTVEVLYATDRARRGKAFAEVQVADHQRTQIVCYAVLAFLVGSALLSFLLKQLQTGLSLLFVSAAVGCIAIVFSVFGEPQVIKQGVAYSGERGELVRGVCQVTVPATHRPGTIERPSLLRFELREDQQKHIVLTAATELTADTFRTHLSELVESSPKRDVMVFIHGYNVEFESAVRRTAQIAVDLPFEGVPVCYSWPSQGSLLGYTIDENNAEWTTAHLKQFLLELVEESGAQSINVIAHSMGNRAMTLAIQQLSAQRSPDAPPMFDRVVLAAPDVDAERFSRDFAPPLLEVSQHVTLYASSDDRALLASKRVHGHPRAGESGSNLTVVPGVETIDVSGIDLSLLGHSYYGDSESMLRDLYGIFGNRLPAAQRHLQAMHTIQQMLYWQLTQPMPPHGQSLPPQQAFVSPFPAAPTR from the coding sequence ATGGCAGCGCCCGAAGCTGGCCAGGAAAACGAAGCTGGCCAGGAAAACGAAGCTGGCCAGGAAAACGAAGCTGGCCAGGAAAACGAAGCTGGCCAGGAAAACGAAGCTAGCCCAGGCTCGGCCGACAGCTCGACAGCCAGTCCAGCCTCCCAAGTCACGAGCTTCCCAGCGACCGTAACGGAATTCCCGGAGATGGCGGCGATGCCCATGGAAGCCATGGTGGAAACGCCTCAATCGCTAGCCCCTGCCCCCTCATTGCCAGCCGGAGCCGTCCGTGAAGCGGGGGCTCAATTCACCACCGTCGAAGTTCTGTATGCCACCGATCGTGCTCGGCGTGGTAAAGCATTTGCCGAAGTACAAGTTGCTGACCATCAGAGGACGCAAATCGTCTGTTACGCAGTACTAGCATTCTTGGTGGGCTCTGCGTTGTTGAGCTTTCTTCTGAAGCAATTGCAAACTGGACTGTCACTGCTGTTCGTCAGTGCGGCTGTCGGTTGCATTGCCATCGTGTTCTCCGTCTTTGGTGAGCCACAAGTCATCAAGCAGGGTGTTGCCTACTCGGGGGAACGGGGGGAACTGGTACGGGGTGTTTGCCAGGTAACCGTCCCAGCCACGCATCGTCCCGGCACAATCGAACGCCCCAGCCTGCTTCGTTTTGAACTGCGCGAAGATCAACAGAAGCATATCGTATTAACCGCAGCGACGGAGCTCACGGCAGATACCTTCCGAACTCATCTGTCGGAGCTGGTCGAATCCTCGCCGAAGCGAGACGTGATGGTTTTCATTCACGGCTACAACGTCGAATTCGAGTCGGCCGTCAGGCGGACTGCGCAAATCGCGGTCGACCTGCCTTTCGAGGGAGTTCCGGTTTGTTACAGTTGGCCCAGTCAAGGTTCGTTGCTGGGCTATACCATCGACGAAAACAATGCGGAGTGGACGACGGCACATTTAAAACAATTTCTGCTCGAGTTAGTCGAGGAGAGTGGCGCTCAGTCGATCAATGTGATTGCACACAGCATGGGAAACCGCGCGATGACACTAGCGATCCAACAGCTCAGTGCGCAGCGATCGCCGGATGCTCCTCCCATGTTCGACCGTGTCGTTTTGGCCGCACCCGATGTTGATGCAGAGCGATTCTCTCGCGACTTTGCTCCACCTCTCCTCGAAGTTTCCCAGCACGTAACGCTGTATGCGTCTTCCGACGACCGCGCACTACTCGCTTCCAAACGCGTGCACGGACATCCGCGGGCTGGCGAAAGCGGCTCGAATCTAACGGTCGTCCCTGGTGTTGAAACCATTGATGTAAGTGGGATCGATCTGAGTCTGTTGGGACACAGCTACTACGGCGACAGCGAGTCGATGTTGCGTGACCTGTACGGTATTTTCGGAAACCGTCTGCCCGCCGCCCAACGTCATCTCCAAGCCATGCACACCATCCAGCAAATGCTGTATTGGCAACTGACGCAGCCCATGCCACCTCACGGGCAGTCTCTCCCACCACAACAAGCCTTCGTATCTCCGTTCCCAGCGGCTCCCACACGCTAG
- a CDS encoding sulfatase family protein produces the protein MKTILPSLVLIWISCCATIVHAAERPNILFIMSDDHTAQAVGAYATLLKELDPTPTIDTLAREGICFENAFCTNGICTPSRACIITGQYDHINGVFDLNGNIAPAKQMLPIQMRQAGYQTAIIGKWHLKTEPNFDYYKVLPGQGSYFDPTFRVQGDQPWPKNVVESPGQHSSDAITDATLEWFRETRDPQRPFFLCHQFKAPHDYFENAPRYQSYLADVTIPEPDTLYDVPASWGSLATRGDQDELRPHIGTSIGTRNPRRSYAVDLYERYPEEFPAGYNPHTFSEVETTRLAYQAYLKKYLRCVKGVDDNLKRILDYLKAEGLYDNTLIIYTGDQGFWLGENDFQDKRWAYDPSQRMPLIVRYLPTIPAGIRSDAMVENVDFPALMLDFAEAEVPADVQGKSFRAICETGQEPPEWKQAAYYRYWMHMAHHDNPGEMAIRTKTHKLIYFYGCDYEGGSPTPPGWELYDLTKDPQELVNVYHDPSYAPVRDELKEQFAELRRQVGDDGTHYPKCEAVVRRYWDYDEQDRLDAVEISHHFKAQREASLKQAR, from the coding sequence ATGAAAACTATTCTTCCCTCTCTTGTTCTAATCTGGATCTCTTGTTGCGCTACGATTGTTCATGCGGCGGAACGCCCCAACATCTTGTTCATCATGTCGGACGATCACACCGCTCAAGCCGTAGGCGCCTATGCCACGCTGCTTAAAGAACTCGATCCAACGCCGACCATCGACACGCTGGCACGGGAAGGGATCTGCTTTGAGAATGCTTTTTGCACCAACGGAATTTGCACTCCTTCACGAGCCTGCATCATTACTGGGCAGTACGACCACATCAACGGGGTCTTTGACCTGAATGGCAATATTGCGCCGGCGAAACAAATGTTGCCAATTCAAATGCGACAGGCCGGCTACCAAACTGCCATCATTGGGAAATGGCATTTGAAGACCGAACCCAATTTCGACTACTACAAGGTGCTACCAGGGCAGGGGAGCTACTTTGACCCTACTTTTCGAGTGCAGGGAGATCAGCCCTGGCCGAAGAACGTGGTCGAGTCTCCGGGGCAGCATTCGTCGGATGCTATTACCGATGCGACACTCGAATGGTTTCGCGAGACTCGCGATCCTCAACGCCCCTTTTTTCTATGCCATCAATTTAAGGCCCCCCATGACTATTTTGAAAATGCACCGCGCTATCAATCGTACCTAGCAGATGTCACTATCCCCGAGCCTGATACGCTCTACGACGTGCCGGCTAGCTGGGGCTCCCTAGCGACGCGTGGTGATCAGGACGAACTGCGACCTCACATCGGTACTTCAATCGGAACTCGCAATCCTCGCCGATCCTACGCCGTCGATTTGTACGAACGCTATCCCGAGGAGTTTCCGGCTGGCTACAACCCTCACACATTTTCCGAAGTTGAAACGACACGGCTGGCCTACCAAGCGTATCTCAAGAAGTACCTGCGGTGTGTGAAGGGAGTCGATGACAATTTGAAACGCATTCTCGACTACCTGAAGGCAGAAGGGCTGTACGACAATACGTTGATTATTTACACCGGCGACCAGGGGTTCTGGTTGGGAGAGAATGATTTTCAGGACAAGCGTTGGGCCTACGACCCTTCCCAACGCATGCCCTTGATCGTGCGTTATCTGCCAACTATTCCAGCCGGAATTCGAAGTGATGCCATGGTTGAAAATGTCGATTTCCCCGCCCTGATGCTGGACTTTGCTGAGGCGGAAGTACCAGCCGACGTGCAAGGGAAATCGTTTCGCGCAATCTGTGAAACAGGCCAGGAGCCGCCCGAGTGGAAACAAGCGGCCTACTATCGCTACTGGATGCACATGGCTCACCATGACAATCCTGGAGAGATGGCGATTCGCACCAAGACTCACAAACTGATCTACTTTTATGGTTGCGACTATGAAGGTGGATCTCCCACACCTCCTGGCTGGGAATTGTACGACTTGACCAAAGACCCACAGGAGCTCGTCAACGTCTACCACGATCCTAGTTATGCACCGGTGCGCGATGAGTTGAAGGAACAGTTCGCCGAACTGCGCAGGCAGGTCGGGGACGACGGAACGCACTATCCGAAATGCGAAGCTGTCGTCCGGCGGTATTGGGATTATGATGAGCAAGATCGGCTGGACGCCGTTGAGATCTCCCATCATTTTAAGGCCCAACGCGAGGCGTCCCTTAAGCAGGCTCGCTAG